From a region of the Polyangium spumosum genome:
- a CDS encoding cupin domain-containing protein — MNDPAKYNIDLDVQFRHLERIDVPAVVAACTETWQNRTLTQVNGSVVRLGVVEGDFHWHKHDEDDEFFFVLEGKLLIDLEDRTIELGPQQGVTITKGVMHRPRAPERTVMLMVETTAIQPTGDP, encoded by the coding sequence ATGAACGACCCCGCGAAGTACAACATCGACCTCGACGTCCAGTTCCGGCACCTCGAGCGCATCGACGTCCCCGCCGTCGTCGCCGCGTGCACGGAGACGTGGCAGAACCGGACGTTGACGCAGGTCAATGGCAGCGTGGTGCGGCTCGGGGTGGTCGAGGGAGACTTCCACTGGCACAAGCACGACGAGGACGACGAGTTTTTTTTCGTCCTCGAAGGCAAGCTGCTCATCGACCTGGAAGATCGGACGATCGAGCTCGGGCCGCAGCAGGGGGTGACGATCACGAAGGGCGTGATGCATCGACCGAGGGCCCCGGAGAGGACCGTCATGCTCATGGTGGAGACGACGGCCATTCAGCCGACCGGCGACCCGTGA
- a CDS encoding NAD(P)-dependent alcohol dehydrogenase has protein sequence MIVATSRSSRESLRLVELPSRPLRADELRVRVRAIGVNPVDWKMREGGPLGTAQRLIGPPGPLVVGIDFAGEVVEVGSAVERPRPGDRVVGGTDFSRKQRGSYADEVIVRPDQCAELPASVSFEEAACLPVAGVTAWRWLDEADIASKPGARVLVLGASGGVGLFALQLARSYGATVVGVCSARNAPLVTRLGATALDYNQGDPLEAAARLGPFDLVLNAVGSAVYPSASCRSLLCATGLLGLVVVRPADYPALVTSRRTKTLLGKPTREILEPLVAALVKREIEAIIEATFPLAEAEEAHARSRAGKVVGKLLLVP, from the coding sequence ATGATCGTCGCGACCTCCCGCTCGTCCCGCGAAAGCCTGCGCCTCGTCGAGCTGCCGTCCCGCCCCTTGCGCGCCGACGAGCTGCGCGTCCGCGTCCGCGCCATCGGCGTCAACCCCGTCGACTGGAAAATGCGCGAGGGGGGCCCCCTCGGCACGGCGCAGCGCCTCATCGGCCCGCCGGGGCCTCTCGTCGTCGGCATCGATTTCGCCGGCGAGGTCGTGGAGGTGGGCAGCGCCGTCGAGAGGCCGAGGCCCGGCGATCGCGTCGTGGGCGGCACCGATTTCTCGCGCAAGCAGCGCGGCAGTTACGCCGACGAGGTCATCGTGCGCCCCGATCAATGCGCCGAGCTGCCCGCGTCGGTCTCCTTCGAGGAGGCCGCGTGCCTGCCCGTCGCCGGCGTGACCGCGTGGCGCTGGCTCGACGAGGCCGATATCGCTTCAAAGCCCGGCGCGCGCGTGCTCGTGCTCGGCGCCTCGGGCGGCGTGGGCCTCTTTGCCTTGCAGCTCGCCCGCTCGTACGGCGCGACCGTGGTGGGCGTGTGTTCGGCGCGTAATGCGCCGCTCGTGACGAGGCTCGGCGCCACGGCCCTCGATTACAATCAGGGAGACCCGCTCGAAGCCGCCGCGCGCCTCGGCCCCTTCGACCTCGTGCTCAACGCCGTGGGCTCGGCGGTGTACCCGTCTGCCTCGTGCCGGAGCCTGCTCTGCGCGACGGGGCTGCTCGGGCTCGTGGTCGTCCGGCCGGCCGATTACCCTGCGCTCGTCACGTCACGCCGGACGAAGACGCTCCTCGGCAAACCCACGCGCGAGATCCTCGAGCCGCTCGTCGCCGCGCTCGTGAAGCGCGAGATCGAGGCCATCATCGAGGCCACGTTCCCGCTCGCGGAGGCCGAGGAGGCGCACGCTCGGTCCCGCGCCGGCAAGGTCGTCGGCAAGCTCCTGCTCGTCCCTTGA
- a CDS encoding PAS domain-containing protein: MEQECAALRERVAELEARLAERASIVGQGDRLEGVPSDQRGEARLLRAALHSLADGVVICDREGRLLHFNAAATAMFGERSSEVPPAEWAARFGIFLPDGVTAVQPNQIPLYRALHGEDLDGVELFIRSAQIPAGTYIECSARCIRDVDGAITGAVVVCRDLGERRRFEAEREQRLRAEAERVAAEQERLRMARMLETLLDHLDIVVWSTDEKGTFTFHDGRGAESAGLTRGALVGQNALELSDDEKLVRTALTGVPGHGRAEAFGVVWEHWAVPVLGQGGKVTGVIGMSLNVTEAAQARAELESKLAVIQRQQEVIFNLETPVIQVWDHVLTLPMVGVVDSKRAARVTDDLLEQVTRTQARFAILDLTGVDIVDTATAGHMLNIINAVRLLGAEGIITGIRPNVAQTMVSLGLDLSRVRTLATLRDGLSFTIRKLTEEAGAARKPTARP; the protein is encoded by the coding sequence TTGGAACAGGAGTGCGCGGCGCTCCGCGAGCGGGTCGCCGAGCTGGAAGCGCGCCTCGCCGAACGAGCGTCGATCGTGGGCCAAGGGGATCGCCTCGAGGGCGTGCCCTCCGACCAGCGAGGCGAGGCGCGGCTCCTCAGGGCGGCGCTGCACAGCCTGGCCGACGGCGTGGTGATCTGCGATCGCGAGGGCCGGCTCCTGCACTTCAACGCGGCCGCGACGGCGATGTTCGGCGAGCGGTCGAGCGAGGTGCCCCCCGCGGAGTGGGCGGCGCGGTTCGGTATTTTCCTCCCGGATGGCGTGACGGCCGTCCAGCCGAACCAGATCCCGCTCTACCGCGCCTTGCACGGGGAGGACCTCGACGGCGTCGAGCTCTTCATACGGTCCGCGCAGATCCCGGCGGGGACGTACATCGAATGCTCGGCCCGCTGCATCCGAGACGTCGACGGCGCGATCACCGGCGCGGTGGTCGTGTGCCGGGATCTCGGCGAGCGGAGGCGCTTCGAAGCCGAGCGCGAGCAACGCCTGCGCGCCGAGGCGGAGCGGGTCGCCGCCGAGCAGGAGAGGCTCCGAATGGCGCGGATGCTCGAGACCCTGCTCGACCACCTCGACATCGTGGTCTGGTCGACCGACGAGAAAGGGACCTTCACCTTCCACGATGGACGCGGCGCCGAGTCGGCCGGGCTCACGCGCGGCGCGCTCGTCGGGCAGAACGCGCTCGAGCTCTCCGACGACGAAAAGCTCGTGCGTACGGCGCTCACGGGCGTCCCGGGGCACGGGCGCGCGGAGGCGTTTGGCGTCGTCTGGGAGCACTGGGCCGTCCCCGTCCTCGGGCAAGGCGGCAAGGTCACGGGCGTGATCGGCATGAGCCTGAACGTCACGGAGGCGGCCCAGGCGAGGGCGGAGCTCGAGTCGAAGCTCGCGGTCATCCAACGGCAGCAGGAGGTCATCTTCAACCTGGAGACGCCGGTGATCCAGGTCTGGGACCACGTCCTCACGCTCCCGATGGTGGGCGTCGTCGACAGCAAGCGCGCCGCGCGTGTCACCGACGATCTGCTCGAGCAGGTCACCCGGACGCAGGCGCGCTTCGCGATCCTCGATTTGACGGGCGTCGATATCGTCGACACGGCGACGGCGGGCCACATGCTCAATATCATCAATGCCGTGCGCCTGCTCGGCGCGGAGGGGATCATCACGGGGATCCGCCCGAACGTGGCCCAGACGATGGTCTCCCTCGGCCTCGATCTGTCACGCGTGCGCACGCTCGCGACGCTGCGGGACGGGCTCTCGTTCACGATTCGAAAGCTCACGGAAGAGGCAGGCGCCGCGCGCAAGCCCACGGCGCGGCCATGA
- a CDS encoding PAS domain-containing protein, with amino-acid sequence MSLIAYEQECAVLRARVAELEARLASGAPTGTNGNGRRREPAASSPDSEARLLRAAIQSLADGVVICDHEGRPLYLNVAATLIFGEPSSEVAVEDISRRHGIFYLDGVNHVPLEELPANRALRGEAVDGVELFVRSEALPAGKHVECSARVIRDAEGKVFGAVVVCRDLGERRRYEAERERRLRAEQERLAAEQERGRMARILKCLLDHLDIVVWEMDAQSTFTFHDGRGAESAGLSRGALVGKKSREVYGDDAFLSRALAGVAGHERSCSHGVCWEHWAIPVTSDGMVSGVIGMSLNVTEAHQAKLELEAKLAVIQRQQEVIFNLETPVIQVWDHVLTLPMVGVVDSKRAARVTDDLLAQVSRTQARFAILDLTGVDVVDTATAGHMLNIISAVRLLGAEGIITGIRPNVAQTMVSLGLDLSQVRTLATLRDGLSFAIRSLPEDRGSPRRAAALSPPRRHT; translated from the coding sequence GTGTCATTGATCGCCTACGAGCAGGAGTGTGCGGTGTTACGCGCGCGGGTCGCCGAGCTCGAAGCTCGGCTCGCCTCCGGAGCGCCCACCGGGACGAATGGCAATGGCCGCCGCCGCGAGCCGGCCGCCTCGAGCCCGGACAGCGAGGCGCGGCTCCTCCGGGCCGCGATCCAGAGCCTGGCCGACGGCGTGGTGATCTGCGACCACGAGGGCCGACCCTTGTACCTCAACGTCGCCGCGACGTTGATCTTCGGCGAGCCGTCGAGCGAGGTCGCCGTCGAGGATATATCGAGGCGACACGGCATTTTTTATCTGGACGGCGTGAACCACGTGCCGCTCGAGGAGCTGCCCGCCAATCGCGCCCTCCGGGGCGAGGCGGTCGACGGCGTCGAGCTCTTCGTGCGGAGCGAGGCGCTGCCGGCGGGCAAACACGTCGAGTGCTCGGCGCGCGTGATTCGTGACGCCGAGGGCAAGGTCTTCGGCGCGGTGGTCGTCTGCCGCGATCTGGGCGAGCGGAGGCGGTACGAGGCCGAGCGCGAGCGGAGGCTACGCGCCGAGCAGGAGCGGCTCGCCGCCGAGCAGGAGCGGGGCCGCATGGCGCGGATCCTGAAATGCCTGCTCGATCACCTCGACATCGTGGTCTGGGAGATGGATGCGCAGTCCACGTTCACGTTCCACGACGGCCGCGGCGCCGAATCGGCGGGCCTCTCGCGGGGCGCGCTCGTCGGGAAGAAATCCCGCGAGGTCTACGGCGACGACGCGTTCCTGAGCCGCGCGCTCGCGGGCGTCGCGGGGCACGAGCGTAGCTGCTCGCACGGGGTCTGCTGGGAGCATTGGGCCATTCCGGTGACGAGCGACGGCATGGTCTCGGGCGTCATCGGCATGAGCCTGAACGTCACCGAGGCGCACCAGGCCAAGCTCGAGCTCGAGGCGAAGCTCGCGGTCATTCAACGGCAGCAGGAGGTCATCTTCAACCTGGAGACGCCGGTGATCCAGGTCTGGGACCACGTCCTCACGCTCCCGATGGTGGGCGTCGTCGATAGCAAGCGCGCCGCCCGCGTCACGGACGATCTGCTCGCCCAGGTCTCGCGCACGCAGGCGCGCTTCGCGATCCTCGATTTGACGGGCGTCGACGTCGTCGACACGGCGACGGCGGGGCACATGCTGAATATCATCAGCGCCGTGCGCCTGCTCGGCGCGGAGGGGATCATCACGGGGATTCGCCCGAACGTCGCGCAGACCATGGTCTCGCTCGGCCTCGATCTGTCGCAGGTGCGTACGCTGGCGACGCTGCGGGACGGGCTGTCGTTCGCCATTCGAAGCCTGCCCGAGGACCGCGGCTCGCCGCGCCGGGCCGCGGCCTTGTCCCCTCCGAGGAGACACACGTAG
- a CDS encoding GcvT family protein, whose amino-acid sequence MSVPVLPKRARVVVVGGGVIGCSVAYHLAHMGWKDVVLLERDRLTSGTTWHAAGLIVTFGSTSETSTEMRKYTRDLYTRLEAETGLGTGFKPVGFIEVAADPDRLEEYRRVSAFNRHCGVDVHEISPSEVKELFPLARTDDLLAGFYVKEDGQANPVDITMALAKGAKMQGATILENVPCTGVLTKRGAVAGVRTPFGDIEAEYVVNCAGMWARQLGARSGVNIPLQSAEHYYLITAKIPDLPKAMPVLEDPGSYGYYREEVGGLMVGLFEPVCAPWKIEGVPDDFSFGEITPDWDRMGPYVEKAMRRVPVTLEVGVRKFFCGPESFTPDLAPVVGEAPEVKNYFVAAGMNSIGILTGGGLGRVLAHWIINGRPDVDVTGMNIDRLHTYQANPEYRRTRTVESLGMVYQCHYPTRSMQTARGAKTAAIHDRLAAAGAHFKDVSGWEGADWYAPPGVAPKVERLSWGRQNWFPYWEAEHKACREGVILMDMSFMAKFLVQGRDAGKLLDHISANRVDGAPGVITYTQWLNEGGTIEADLTVTKLDDERYWVVASDTAHRHVLTWMRRHTRDDMHAFVTDVTSGHAQINIQGPRSRELMQLVTSEDMSNEAFPFRAAREIDIGFARALCVRITYLGELGYELYIPTEQATHVYDRLVEAGKRVDLKHAGLKALASLRMEKGYRDYGHDIDNTDSVLEAGLGFAVDLKKPSFLGREAVLAKKAQGPLKRRIVQVLVKDPEPLMFHAEIVRRNGKPVGYVRAASYGHTLGGAVGLAMVEAGEPIDTSWLEKGTWEVEIAGKVVPAIASIRPLYDPEAKRVKA is encoded by the coding sequence ATGTCCGTACCGGTACTGCCGAAACGCGCGCGTGTCGTCGTCGTCGGCGGCGGGGTCATCGGTTGCTCCGTCGCTTACCATCTCGCTCACATGGGCTGGAAGGACGTGGTCCTCCTCGAGCGGGACCGCCTCACTTCGGGGACGACCTGGCACGCCGCCGGGCTCATCGTCACGTTCGGCTCGACGTCGGAGACGTCGACCGAGATGCGCAAGTACACGCGGGACCTGTACACGCGCCTCGAGGCGGAGACGGGCCTCGGCACCGGGTTCAAGCCGGTCGGGTTCATCGAGGTCGCGGCGGATCCGGACCGGCTCGAGGAGTACCGGCGCGTCTCGGCGTTCAACCGCCACTGCGGCGTCGACGTGCACGAGATCTCGCCCTCCGAGGTGAAGGAGCTCTTCCCGCTCGCGCGGACCGACGACCTCCTCGCTGGCTTCTACGTGAAGGAAGACGGCCAGGCGAACCCGGTCGACATCACGATGGCGCTCGCGAAGGGCGCGAAGATGCAGGGCGCGACGATCCTCGAGAACGTGCCCTGCACGGGCGTCCTCACGAAGCGCGGCGCGGTCGCGGGCGTCCGGACGCCGTTCGGGGACATCGAGGCCGAGTACGTGGTGAACTGCGCGGGCATGTGGGCGCGGCAGCTCGGCGCGAGATCGGGCGTCAACATCCCGCTGCAATCGGCCGAGCATTATTACCTCATCACGGCGAAGATCCCCGATCTGCCGAAGGCGATGCCCGTGCTCGAGGATCCGGGCTCGTACGGTTATTATCGCGAGGAGGTCGGCGGCCTGATGGTGGGCCTCTTCGAGCCCGTCTGCGCGCCGTGGAAAATCGAGGGCGTGCCGGACGATTTCTCCTTCGGCGAGATCACGCCGGACTGGGATCGCATGGGCCCGTACGTCGAGAAGGCGATGCGGCGCGTGCCGGTGACGCTCGAGGTCGGCGTTCGCAAGTTCTTCTGCGGCCCCGAGAGCTTCACGCCCGACCTCGCGCCCGTGGTCGGCGAGGCGCCGGAGGTGAAGAACTACTTCGTGGCCGCGGGCATGAACTCGATCGGCATTCTCACGGGCGGCGGCCTCGGCCGCGTGCTCGCGCACTGGATCATCAACGGGCGGCCCGACGTGGACGTCACGGGGATGAACATCGACCGGCTGCACACGTACCAGGCGAACCCCGAATACCGCAGGACACGCACCGTCGAGTCGCTCGGGATGGTGTACCAGTGCCATTACCCGACGCGCTCGATGCAGACGGCGCGCGGCGCGAAGACCGCGGCCATTCACGACAGGCTCGCGGCCGCGGGCGCTCATTTCAAGGACGTGAGCGGCTGGGAGGGCGCGGACTGGTACGCGCCGCCGGGCGTGGCGCCCAAGGTGGAGCGCCTGTCCTGGGGCCGTCAGAACTGGTTCCCGTACTGGGAAGCCGAGCACAAAGCCTGCCGCGAAGGCGTGATCCTCATGGACATGTCGTTCATGGCGAAGTTCCTGGTGCAGGGCCGGGACGCGGGGAAGCTGCTCGATCACATCTCGGCGAACCGCGTCGACGGCGCGCCGGGCGTGATCACGTACACGCAATGGCTGAACGAGGGCGGCACGATCGAGGCGGACCTGACGGTCACGAAGCTCGACGACGAGCGCTACTGGGTCGTCGCCTCGGACACGGCGCACCGCCACGTGCTCACGTGGATGCGGCGGCATACGCGGGACGACATGCACGCGTTCGTCACGGACGTCACCTCGGGTCACGCGCAGATCAACATCCAGGGGCCGCGGTCGCGCGAGCTCATGCAGCTCGTGACGAGCGAGGACATGTCGAACGAGGCCTTCCCGTTCCGCGCCGCGCGGGAGATCGACATCGGCTTCGCCCGCGCGCTCTGCGTCCGCATCACCTACCTCGGCGAGCTCGGCTACGAGCTCTACATCCCCACGGAGCAGGCCACGCACGTCTACGATCGCCTCGTCGAGGCGGGAAAACGCGTCGATTTGAAGCACGCCGGCCTCAAGGCGCTGGCGAGCCTGCGCATGGAGAAGGGCTACCGCGATTACGGTCACGACATCGACAACACCGATTCGGTGCTGGAGGCGGGGCTCGGCTTCGCGGTGGACCTGAAGAAGCCGAGCTTCCTCGGCCGCGAGGCGGTGCTCGCGAAGAAGGCGCAGGGGCCCTTGAAGCGCAGGATCGTGCAGGTCCTCGTGAAGGATCCGGAGCCCTTGATGTTCCACGCGGAGATCGTGCGTCGCAATGGCAAGCCCGTCGGGTACGTGCGCGCGGCGTCGTACGGCCACACGCTGGGCGGGGCCGTGGGCCTCGCCATGGTGGAGGCCGGCGAGCCGATCGACACGAGCTGGCTGGAGAAGGGGACGTGGGAGGTGGAGATCGCCGGCAAGGTGGTTCCGGCGATCGCCTCGATCAGGCCGCTCTACGATCCCGAGGCGAAACGCGTGAAGGCGTAG
- a CDS encoding serine/threonine-protein kinase encodes MISRFDELAFLGAGGMGSVYRAKDRHLGRDVAIKFLHQADAETNRTLLREARAQARIEHEHVCKVHEVGADGERPYIVMQYIAGEPLDVAAERMTREQKVRVVKQVALALHEAHRLGIIHRDVKPANIMVEEGEDGAHKPYIMDFGIAREIGTSTQVTSSFAGTPAYMAPEQANGDVERLDRRSDVYSLGATLYDLLAGRPPFEGAHALVVLRKLLTEEPAPLRKVRPDVPEDLEAIVMKCLEKEQGRRYESALALGEDLGRFLDGVPVMARRASLGYVLYKAARRHKLRVAVALSLLVAVVVFGSLWIRERQALAEQAAISRELGEDVKEMEVFLSRAYGLPLHDIERERSLVREQLRDIEARMATLGRAGEGPGHYALGRGYLALHEPAQALAHLRRAEAAGYATPESRYAMGLALVELYRGALDETKRIQDEARKKARIEALDAEYKAPALAHLRAALGARLSSPAYVEGLIALQEGRTDAAREKAREAFARAPWLHEAKKLEGDAHFAEGKRFGRDAAFDHEKMMRAFEPAAAAYAEAASIARSDPAVHEAECELWTQVVIASDARPEQLRPSFERATSACGKALVADPQRGSARRTMAFAHNAFAWRMVNAPGGQDAEPILLAAIERAEEAARLRADDAMAFFLVGAAYRMELMHHMNRGLDARAVGDRAIAAYEEAIRLDPGFLWPYNEVCASYLERARSETWRGVDPTPSVERAVSRCDQAIAQNPSFTYPAIYKAYAHFRQGQYLVERGLSPAASVTSALEAVAVVKASNALDAAHISAWALWLEASHACDAGEDPSGSLERAEDFLREKEKHAPSSTNDEIRGLLAMTRGLHLLRRGDDPTAAIEAARSFFRSSAEASPWDVDYRVDQARAELLALRFALAKGKADAAMFEAASAPLTRVLDKERANPHVYQSLAEVHELRAGWLAGRKRPADEDVAAGLVMADKALAIHPKMATALASKGALLLTRARAAAGGSRTRAQAAREAKASLEAALRENPLLTRERAAALREAERVLEEAAE; translated from the coding sequence TTGATCTCACGCTTCGACGAGCTCGCCTTCCTGGGCGCCGGGGGGATGGGCTCGGTCTACCGCGCCAAGGATCGGCACCTCGGCCGGGATGTCGCCATCAAATTCTTGCACCAGGCCGACGCGGAGACGAACCGGACGCTGCTGCGCGAGGCGCGGGCGCAGGCGCGGATCGAGCACGAGCACGTGTGCAAGGTGCACGAGGTCGGGGCCGACGGCGAGCGCCCCTATATCGTGATGCAATACATCGCGGGTGAGCCACTCGACGTCGCCGCCGAGCGAATGACACGCGAGCAGAAGGTGCGCGTCGTGAAGCAGGTGGCCCTGGCGCTGCACGAGGCGCACCGGCTCGGGATCATCCACCGCGACGTGAAGCCCGCCAACATCATGGTCGAGGAGGGCGAGGACGGCGCGCACAAGCCGTACATCATGGATTTCGGCATCGCCCGCGAGATCGGCACCTCGACCCAGGTGACGTCGTCGTTCGCCGGGACACCCGCGTACATGGCGCCCGAGCAGGCGAACGGGGACGTCGAGAGGCTCGACCGGCGGAGCGACGTGTATTCGCTCGGCGCGACGCTGTACGACCTGCTCGCGGGTCGCCCCCCCTTCGAGGGGGCCCACGCGCTCGTGGTCCTGCGAAAGCTCCTCACCGAGGAGCCGGCGCCGCTGCGGAAGGTCCGGCCCGACGTGCCGGAGGACCTCGAGGCCATCGTGATGAAATGCCTCGAAAAGGAGCAGGGGCGGCGGTACGAGTCGGCCCTCGCCCTCGGCGAGGACCTCGGGCGGTTCCTCGACGGTGTCCCCGTGATGGCGCGCCGGGCGTCGCTCGGTTACGTCCTTTACAAGGCCGCGCGGCGGCACAAGCTGCGCGTGGCGGTCGCGCTCTCGCTCCTCGTGGCCGTCGTGGTGTTCGGGTCGCTCTGGATCCGGGAGCGGCAGGCCCTGGCCGAGCAGGCGGCGATTTCGCGCGAGCTCGGCGAGGACGTGAAGGAGATGGAGGTCTTCCTCTCGCGGGCCTACGGCCTCCCGCTGCACGACATCGAGCGGGAGCGGAGCCTCGTGCGGGAGCAATTGCGGGACATCGAGGCGCGGATGGCCACGCTCGGGCGGGCCGGGGAGGGGCCGGGGCATTACGCGCTCGGGCGGGGGTACCTCGCGCTCCACGAGCCCGCGCAGGCGCTCGCCCACCTGCGCCGGGCCGAGGCGGCCGGGTACGCGACGCCGGAGAGCCGGTATGCGATGGGGCTCGCCCTCGTGGAGCTTTATCGAGGGGCGCTCGACGAGACGAAGCGTATCCAGGACGAGGCGCGCAAGAAGGCGAGGATCGAGGCGCTCGACGCCGAATACAAGGCGCCCGCGCTCGCCCACCTGCGCGCGGCGCTCGGCGCCAGGCTCTCGTCGCCGGCCTACGTGGAGGGGCTCATCGCGCTGCAGGAGGGGCGAACCGACGCCGCGCGGGAGAAGGCGCGGGAGGCGTTCGCGCGGGCCCCGTGGCTCCACGAGGCGAAGAAGCTCGAAGGAGACGCCCATTTCGCCGAAGGAAAGCGCTTCGGGCGGGACGCCGCGTTCGACCACGAAAAAATGATGCGCGCCTTCGAGCCGGCCGCCGCCGCCTACGCGGAGGCCGCTTCCATCGCGCGTAGTGATCCGGCCGTGCACGAGGCGGAATGCGAGCTCTGGACCCAGGTCGTCATCGCGTCGGACGCGAGGCCCGAGCAGTTGCGCCCGAGCTTCGAGAGAGCAACGAGCGCCTGCGGAAAGGCGCTCGTGGCGGATCCGCAGCGGGGCTCGGCGCGCCGGACGATGGCGTTCGCGCACAACGCATTTGCGTGGCGAATGGTGAACGCCCCCGGGGGGCAGGACGCGGAGCCGATCCTCCTGGCCGCCATCGAGCGGGCGGAGGAGGCGGCGCGCCTCCGCGCGGACGACGCGATGGCGTTTTTCCTGGTCGGCGCCGCGTATCGGATGGAGCTCATGCATCACATGAACCGGGGGCTCGATGCGCGGGCCGTGGGCGACCGCGCCATCGCCGCGTACGAGGAGGCGATCCGGCTCGATCCCGGCTTCCTCTGGCCGTACAACGAGGTCTGCGCGTCGTACCTGGAGCGCGCCCGGAGCGAGACCTGGCGAGGCGTCGATCCGACCCCTTCGGTCGAGCGCGCGGTCTCACGCTGCGATCAAGCCATCGCGCAGAACCCGAGCTTCACGTATCCGGCCATCTACAAGGCGTACGCCCATTTTCGACAAGGGCAATACCTCGTGGAGAGGGGTCTCTCGCCGGCCGCCTCCGTCACGAGCGCGCTCGAGGCGGTCGCCGTCGTCAAGGCGTCCAATGCCCTGGACGCGGCGCACATCTCGGCCTGGGCGCTCTGGCTCGAGGCCTCGCACGCCTGCGACGCGGGAGAGGATCCGAGCGGCTCCCTGGAGCGCGCGGAGGACTTCCTCCGCGAAAAGGAGAAACACGCGCCCTCCTCGACGAACGACGAGATCCGAGGTTTGCTCGCGATGACGCGGGGGCTCCACCTGCTGCGCCGAGGGGACGACCCGACGGCGGCGATCGAGGCGGCGCGGTCGTTTTTCCGGAGCAGCGCGGAGGCGTCGCCGTGGGACGTGGACTACAGGGTCGACCAGGCGCGCGCCGAGCTCCTCGCCCTGCGTTTTGCGCTCGCGAAAGGGAAGGCCGATGCCGCGATGTTCGAGGCGGCCTCCGCCCCGCTCACGCGTGTGCTCGACAAGGAGCGCGCGAATCCACACGTGTATCAATCGCTGGCCGAGGTCCACGAATTACGCGCCGGCTGGCTCGCCGGGCGGAAGCGCCCCGCGGACGAGGACGTCGCCGCGGGGCTCGTGATGGCCGACAAGGCGCTCGCCATTCACCCGAAGATGGCGACGGCGCTCGCGTCGAAGGGCGCGCTCCTGCTCACGCGAGCCCGCGCCGCCGCGGGAGGCTCGCGGACGCGGGCGCAGGCCGCGCGCGAGGCGAAGGCGTCACTCGAAGCAGCGCTGCGGGAGAATCCGCTGCTCACGCGGGAGAGGGCAGCAGCGCTCCGGGAGGCGGAGCGGGTGCTGGAGGAGGCGGCGGAGTGA
- a CDS encoding STAS domain-containing protein, with translation MIERATLGGLEFEYDTETKTIRMAGNPAIFIWVESTLAGLISGLQRSVGTERIRLSLHGGGRDGVDQDWAYICQFPTFEQGFAELTKVAAVFGWGGWELVSLDSKAQVARVRARNHWEADCQKALGVSWGSSYLGGKFAGIFQRHFGVPQCWAEQTAFASKGDEYDEFVIRPSDASLEDRVERLLATDEATKADLAVALERVRKEVEERAETEKELREKLDLIARQEEAIRALSTPIIEVWDGVITLPLMGVIDSQRAAETMTRLLDAIVHKNARHALIDLTGVEVIDTSTADHILRLVRAAELLGAQCVITGIRPAVAQTMVSIGIDLSKLVTLASLRDGLLRCMGGARAGGARPRSVDRGV, from the coding sequence ATGATCGAACGCGCAACCCTGGGGGGGTTGGAATTCGAATACGATACCGAGACGAAGACGATACGCATGGCGGGCAACCCCGCCATATTCATCTGGGTCGAGAGCACCCTGGCGGGGCTCATCTCGGGGCTGCAGCGCAGCGTGGGCACCGAGCGGATCCGGCTCTCCCTCCACGGCGGCGGGCGCGACGGCGTCGATCAGGACTGGGCGTACATCTGCCAGTTCCCCACCTTCGAACAGGGCTTCGCCGAGCTCACCAAGGTGGCCGCGGTCTTCGGCTGGGGCGGCTGGGAGCTCGTCTCGCTCGATTCGAAGGCCCAGGTGGCGCGCGTGCGCGCCCGGAACCACTGGGAGGCCGATTGCCAGAAGGCGCTCGGCGTGAGCTGGGGCTCGAGTTACCTCGGCGGCAAGTTCGCGGGGATCTTCCAGCGTCACTTCGGGGTCCCGCAATGCTGGGCCGAGCAAACCGCGTTCGCGTCGAAGGGCGACGAATACGACGAGTTCGTCATCCGGCCCTCGGACGCGAGCCTGGAGGACCGCGTCGAGCGCCTGCTCGCGACCGACGAGGCGACCAAGGCCGACCTGGCCGTCGCCCTCGAGCGCGTGCGTAAAGAGGTCGAGGAGCGCGCCGAGACCGAAAAAGAGCTACGAGAGAAGCTCGACCTCATCGCGCGCCAGGAGGAGGCCATCCGCGCCCTGTCCACCCCGATCATCGAGGTCTGGGACGGCGTGATCACCCTGCCGCTGATGGGCGTCATCGATAGCCAGCGCGCCGCCGAGACCATGACGCGTTTGCTCGACGCGATCGTGCACAAGAACGCGCGCCACGCGCTCATCGATCTGACGGGCGTGGAGGTGATCGACACGTCCACCGCCGATCACATCCTGCGGCTCGTCCGCGCCGCCGAGCTGCTCGGCGCGCAATGCGTGATCACCGGCATCCGCCCCGCGGTCGCCCAGACGATGGTGTCGATCGGTATCGATCTCTCGAAGCTCGTGACGCTCGCCAGCCTGCGCGACGGCCTGCTGCGCTGCATGGGCGGGGCGCGCGCGGGCGGCGCGAGACCACGCTCCGTGGACCGCGGCGTCTAG